In Nicotiana tabacum cultivar K326 chromosome 11, ASM71507v2, whole genome shotgun sequence, a single window of DNA contains:
- the LOC107799320 gene encoding glycerol-3-phosphate acyltransferase 5-like: MEYVVSELEGILLKNHDPFCYFMLMAFEASGLIRFAILLMLWPIIRVLELCGKGDVGLKVTIFVATVGVRISEIEAVARAVLPKFYFDDINMEAWKIFSSFDKRFVVTKTPRIMVERFVKEHLRADDVFGTELVVSKSGFATGFIKNEFDSISDRIAALFGDEQPSLGLCRPKSDYSFLSLCKEQLQPPFLSSKNQDHHQIIIKPLPVIFHDGRLVIRPTPFSSLLILLWIPFGIILAIIRISIGLIFPFWIVPYLTPLFGGKIIVKGKPPPPASITNSGVLFVCTHRTLMDPVVLSTVLQRKIPAVTYSISRFTEILSPIPTIGLTRIRDIDAQRIKRQLEKGDLAVCPEGTTCREPFLLRFSALFAELTDRIVPVAMNYRVGFFHATTARGWKAMDPIFFFMNPRPVYEVTFLNQLPMEATCSSGKSPHDVANYVQRILAATLGFECTNFTRKDKYRILAGNDGTVSQNSSTNYGIKKLLSTFLHVASTRKKMIMSLF, encoded by the exons ATGGAGTATGTTGTTTCTGAGCTCGAAGGAATTCTCTTGAAAAATCATGATCCTTTTTGTTACTTCATGTTAATGGCTTTCGAGGCATCGGGGCTAATTCGATTTGCTATATTGCTAATGTTATGGCCAATAATTCGAGTTCTCGAGCTATGTGGAAAAGGAGATGTTGGATTAAAAGTTACTATATTTGTTGCCACTGTAGGAGTAAGAATATCTGAGATTGAAGCAGTGGCTAGGGCTGTTTTACCTAAgttttattttgatgatattaaTATGGAGGCTTGGAAGATATTCAGCTCATTTGATAAGAGATTTGTGGTTACAAAAACTCCAAGAATTATGGTTGAGAGATTTGTGAAAGAACATTTACGAGCTGATGATGTTTTTGGTACTGAACTTGTTGTTAGCAAATCTGGTTTTGCCACGGGGTTTATTAAAAATGAGTTTGACTCGATTTCAGATCGGATTGCTGCACTATTTGGTGACGAACAACCTAGCTTAGGCCTTTGTAGGCCAAAATCTGATTATTCCTTCCTTTCTTTGTGCAAG GAACAATTACAACCACCATTCTTGAGCAGCAAAAATCAAGATCACCACCAAATTATTATCAAGCCATTACCAGTAATTTTTCATGACGGTCGTCTTGTTATTCGTCCAACACCATTTTCATCACTTCTAATCCTTCTATGGATTCCATTTGGCATTATATTGGCTATAATTCGAATTTCCATTGGCTTAATATTTCCATTTTGGATAGTTCCCTATTTAACTCCTTTATTTggtggaaaaattattgttaaagGAAAACCACCACCACCTGCCTCAATCACCAACTCGGGCGTGCTATTTGTATGCACTCACCGTACTCTCATGGACCCTGTCGTCCTGTCCACCGTCCTTCAACGTAAAATCCCAGCAGTAACTTACTCAATTTCCCGATTTACCGAAATTTTATCACCAATACCAACAATCGGTTTGACAAGAATTCGAGATATAGACGCACAGAGGATCAAACGTCAACTCGAAAAAGGAGATTTAGCCGTTTGTCCTGAAGGAACAACATGTAGGGAACCATTTTTATTAAGATTTAGTGCACTATTTGCAGAATTAACTGATCGAATTGTCCCAGTGGCTATGAATTATAGGGTTGGTTTTTTTCATGCAACAACAGCTAGGGGATGGAAAGCAATGGACCCAATTTTCTTTTTTATGAACCCTAGACCAGTGTACGAGGTAACATTCTTAAATCAGTTGCCAATGGAAGCCACGTGTTCATCTGGAAAAAGTCCACATGATGTTGCAAATTATGTTCAAAGGATTTTGGCTGCAACATTAGGGTTTGAGTGTACAAATTTTACAAggaaagataagtacagaattCTCGCTGGTAATGATGGAACTGTATCACAAAATTCCAGCACTAATTATGGGATTAAGAAATTGTTAAGCACGTTTCTACATGTGGCGAGCACAAGAAAGAAGATGATTATGAGCTTGTTTTAG